Below is a genomic region from Anoxybacillus flavithermus.
AGACGTTCATGCAGCGAAAGTAGCCGACGTGACATTTGCAAAAGGCACTTTACAATCATTGTTGCATGAACAACAAATTCCATTTGTTCCTGTGGACACATTTGCAGATGTTGAACGTTATTTACAAGAAAAAGGGGTATTGACATGAACATCCCAATTCCATCTATTCTTGAAATTGGCGAAGGTGTCATTTGGCGCATAGACGAACTGATAAAAACGTATCGTTTTTCCAAAGCTGTTATCTTATTTGATGATTTCACTTCCCAAACGTACGAGCAAGAGATGAAACGAGCCATTTCATCCGCTGTTGTTCATACTGTTTGCTTACCACCACAGCTTGATATCGTAGACATTATGAAAAGAGCGTTTGAACTCCCCCACTGCGATGTGATGATAGCAATGGGTGGCGGGGCAGTCATTGACTGCGGCAAATATATGGGATTTTTACGACAAGTGCCGTTTCTTAGCATACCAACCTCTGCGTCAAATGACGGTTTTGCAAGCACAAACTGCTCGTTACTTGTCAATGGTAAAAAAACAACCGTTCCCGCTAAAGTACCGTTCGGCATTTTGGCTGATTTACAGATCATTCAGCAAGCTCCTGATCGTTTTATTTTAGCAGGAGTAGGCGATTTAATGTCGAACATTACCGCGTTATATGACTGGGAATTTGAACAAAATCACGGCGTCAGTCGGGTAAACGCTTTTGCAGCGATGATTAGCAAAAAAGCAGTCAACAGCTTTATCCGTACACCAATGCAAAATATTAAACATCCTATTTTTCTAAAAGAATTAATTAGTTCGTTAACAATGGGCGGCATTTCTACTGTGATTAGCGGAAATAGTGCGCCGATTAGCGGATCTGAACACCTAATCTCCCATGCGCTTGATAAAATTAGTTCATCGCCACACATGCACGGTATTCAAGTAGGAATCGCCACATATATCATGGCACATGTTCAACAACATCGGGCTGAACGCATCACAAAAGTGTTTACACGTACCGGATTTTTCGATTACGTCAAAACATTACAGTTGAACAAAGAGGAATATCGCCAAGCAATCCACATCGCACCGACCATAAAACCAAACCGCTATACGTATATTCACGACGAAACATATCGAAAACGAGCCGTTCAACTGCTTGATGAAGACCCTATTTTACAAGAGATTTTCGTATAGCGACACATATTTCATGACAAAATCGCCCACCCTACTGTTAAGGAGGTGGGCGAGTTGAATCAAACGTTAGCTTATTTACGAGAAGCACTAGCAAACTACGCTGACCGTCATCACGCGGTAGCCATTCATTTATATAAAAAACTAATAAGTAAACCATACAAAAATGAAGAACAATTCGTCCGCGACTTATCACCAAAAGAAGTCGCCTTTTTAGATCGCATGCTACGTCAAGAAATGAAGTATGCGAAGGAAGAACAAGACAATATTCGTATTTATCATTTAAA
It encodes:
- a CDS encoding glycerol dehydrogenase, encoding MNIPIPSILEIGEGVIWRIDELIKTYRFSKAVILFDDFTSQTYEQEMKRAISSAVVHTVCLPPQLDIVDIMKRAFELPHCDVMIAMGGGAVIDCGKYMGFLRQVPFLSIPTSASNDGFASTNCSLLVNGKKTTVPAKVPFGILADLQIIQQAPDRFILAGVGDLMSNITALYDWEFEQNHGVSRVNAFAAMISKKAVNSFIRTPMQNIKHPIFLKELISSLTMGGISTVISGNSAPISGSEHLISHALDKISSSPHMHGIQVGIATYIMAHVQQHRAERITKVFTRTGFFDYVKTLQLNKEEYRQAIHIAPTIKPNRYTYIHDETYRKRAVQLLDEDPILQEIFV
- a CDS encoding sporulation protein, translated to MNQTLAYLREALANYADRHHAVAIHLYKKLISKPYKNEEQFVRDLSPKEVAFLDRMLRQEMKYAKEEQDNIRIYHLNEVYEQLI